Proteins encoded together in one Bombyx mori chromosome 24, ASM3026992v2 window:
- the LOC105841816 gene encoding E3 SUMO-protein ligase ZBED1: MLERMQRFQKPLSHVLADSTDTESISGTEWSKVDCLLKVMKPLYDATQISCGVKYLTLSMVKPLLFGIINGLNSIEFDYDDSSERGQEFTDNILNGLEVRFCEVDRDIIFKKSTYLDPRYENYFYKEEEVKQIEEDIKLEIVRFLMPGDDSQELNVLTRERKILQ, from the coding sequence ATGTTAGAAAGGATGCAAAGATTTCAAAAACCATTGTCTCACGTTCTTGCTGATTCTACCGACACTGAGTCTATATCTGGTACTGAATGGTCTAAAGTCGATTGCTTACTGAAAGTTATGAAGCCGTTATATGATGCTACGCAAATATCATGTGGAGTTAAATATCTTACTTTGTCAATGGTAAAACCCTTACTGTTTGGGATAATAAACGGTCTGAATAGTATCGAATTTGACTACGACGATTCATCGGAAAGGGGACAAGAATTTACAGATAATATTTTGAATGGTCTAGAAGTCAGATTTTGTGAAGTTGATcgtgatattatttttaagaagAGTACTTATCTGGATCCCCGatacgaaaattatttttataaagaagaagaagttaaaCAAATAGAAGAAGATATTAAGCTCGAAATCGTGCGATTCCTGATGCCGGGTGATGATTCTCAAGAACTTAATGTTTTGACCAGAGAACGTAagattttacaataa